In Neofelis nebulosa isolate mNeoNeb1 chromosome 10, mNeoNeb1.pri, whole genome shotgun sequence, one DNA window encodes the following:
- the LOC131488288 gene encoding mas-related G-protein coupled receptor member F isoform X1 — MAPTAPRGLLHGPRPPTFSRTDGTWSAVGSPVPRVASSIRLSLPGRPNFPDCPWQAGGDTVGRPPRGSDRQSPARREPRAGLSAFSSKGRCAGPRAVSGAVRSLDSPGLEMVGNCSWEAHPGDRNKMCPGVSEAPALYGRGFLTMEQIATPPPPAVMDYIFLLLCLCGLVGNGLVLWLFGFSIKRSPFSVYFLHLAGADAGYLCSKAVLSVLNTGGFLGTFAAYVRAVCRVAGLCMFVAGVSLLPAISSERCLSVVFPAWFWRRRPKRLSAVACALLWALSLLVTTVHNYFCVFLGHRASGVACRHMDAFLGILLFLVFCPLMVLPCLVLILHAECRARRRQRSAKLSHVVLATVSVFLVSSIYLGVDWFLFWVFQIPAPFPEYVTDLCICINSSAKPVVYFLAGRDKSQRLWEPLRVVFQRALRDGAELGEAGGGTPNTVTMEMQGPSGNAS; from the exons GTCTCTGCCTGGGCGCCCTAACTTTCCAGACTGCCCGTGGCAGGCGGGAGGAGACACGGTAGGGAGGCCCCCACGTGGAAGCGACCGGCAGAG CCCTGCCCGGAGGGAGCCACGTGCTGGCTTGTCAGCCTTTTCCTCTAAG GGGAGGTGTGCGGGGCCGCGAGCCGTGAGCGGAGCCGTGAGGAGTCTGGACTCGCCGGGCCTGGAGATGGTGGGAAACTGTTCCTGGGAGGCCCATCCCGGGGACAGGAACAAG ATGTGTCCCGGCGTGAGCGAGGCCCCGGCGCTCTACGGCCGTGGCTTCCTGACCATGGAGCAGATCGCCACGCCGCCACCGCCGGCCGTCATGGACTACATCTTCTTGCTCCTGTGTCTGTGTGGCCTGGTGGGCAACGGGCTGGTCCTGTGGCTTTTCGGCTTCTCCATCAAGAGGAGCCCCTTCTCCGTCTACTTCCTGCACCTGGCCGGCGCTGACGCTGGCTACCTCTGCAGCAAGGCCGTGCTCTCCGTCCTGAACACGGGCGGCTTCCTGGGCACGTTCGCCGCCTATGTCCGCGCCGTGTGCAGGGTCGCGGGGCTCTGCATGTTTGTCGCCGGCGTGAGCCTCCTGCCGGCCATCAGCTCGGAGCGCTGCCTGTCGGTCGTCTTCCCCGCCTGGTTCTGGCGCCGTCGGCCCAAGCGCCTGTCGGCCGTGGCGTGCGCCCTGCTCTGGGCCCTGTCGCTCCTGGTCACCACCGTCCACAACTACTTCTGCGTGTTCCTGGGCCACCGAGCGTCCGGCGTGGCCTGCAGGCACATGGACGCCTTCCTGGGCATCCTGCTTTTCCTGGTCTTCTGCCCACTCATGGTGCTGCCCTGCCTGGTGCTCATCCTGCACGCGGAGTGCAGggcccggaggcgccagcgctcCGCGAAGCTCAGCCACGTCGTCCTGGCCACGGTCTCGGTGTTCCTCGTGTCCTCCATCTACCTGGGGGTCGACTGGTTCCTCTTTTGGGTCTTCCAGATCCCGGCCCCCTTCCCCGAGTATGTCACCGACCTGTGCATCTGCATCAACAGCAGTGCCAAGCCGGTCGTGTACTTCCTGGCCGGGAGGGACAAGTCACAGCGGCTGTGGGAGCCTCTCAGGGTGGTCTTCCAGCGGGCCCTGCGAGACGGCGCCGAGCTGGGGGAGGCCGGGGGCGGCACGCCCAACACGGTCACAATGGAGATGCAGGGCCCCTCTGGGAACGCCTCCTGA
- the LOC131488288 gene encoding mas-related G-protein coupled receptor member F isoform X2 — MVGNCSWEAHPGDRNKMCPGVSEAPALYGRGFLTMEQIATPPPPAVMDYIFLLLCLCGLVGNGLVLWLFGFSIKRSPFSVYFLHLAGADAGYLCSKAVLSVLNTGGFLGTFAAYVRAVCRVAGLCMFVAGVSLLPAISSERCLSVVFPAWFWRRRPKRLSAVACALLWALSLLVTTVHNYFCVFLGHRASGVACRHMDAFLGILLFLVFCPLMVLPCLVLILHAECRARRRQRSAKLSHVVLATVSVFLVSSIYLGVDWFLFWVFQIPAPFPEYVTDLCICINSSAKPVVYFLAGRDKSQRLWEPLRVVFQRALRDGAELGEAGGGTPNTVTMEMQGPSGNAS, encoded by the exons ATGGTGGGAAACTGTTCCTGGGAGGCCCATCCCGGGGACAGGAACAAG ATGTGTCCCGGCGTGAGCGAGGCCCCGGCGCTCTACGGCCGTGGCTTCCTGACCATGGAGCAGATCGCCACGCCGCCACCGCCGGCCGTCATGGACTACATCTTCTTGCTCCTGTGTCTGTGTGGCCTGGTGGGCAACGGGCTGGTCCTGTGGCTTTTCGGCTTCTCCATCAAGAGGAGCCCCTTCTCCGTCTACTTCCTGCACCTGGCCGGCGCTGACGCTGGCTACCTCTGCAGCAAGGCCGTGCTCTCCGTCCTGAACACGGGCGGCTTCCTGGGCACGTTCGCCGCCTATGTCCGCGCCGTGTGCAGGGTCGCGGGGCTCTGCATGTTTGTCGCCGGCGTGAGCCTCCTGCCGGCCATCAGCTCGGAGCGCTGCCTGTCGGTCGTCTTCCCCGCCTGGTTCTGGCGCCGTCGGCCCAAGCGCCTGTCGGCCGTGGCGTGCGCCCTGCTCTGGGCCCTGTCGCTCCTGGTCACCACCGTCCACAACTACTTCTGCGTGTTCCTGGGCCACCGAGCGTCCGGCGTGGCCTGCAGGCACATGGACGCCTTCCTGGGCATCCTGCTTTTCCTGGTCTTCTGCCCACTCATGGTGCTGCCCTGCCTGGTGCTCATCCTGCACGCGGAGTGCAGggcccggaggcgccagcgctcCGCGAAGCTCAGCCACGTCGTCCTGGCCACGGTCTCGGTGTTCCTCGTGTCCTCCATCTACCTGGGGGTCGACTGGTTCCTCTTTTGGGTCTTCCAGATCCCGGCCCCCTTCCCCGAGTATGTCACCGACCTGTGCATCTGCATCAACAGCAGTGCCAAGCCGGTCGTGTACTTCCTGGCCGGGAGGGACAAGTCACAGCGGCTGTGGGAGCCTCTCAGGGTGGTCTTCCAGCGGGCCCTGCGAGACGGCGCCGAGCTGGGGGAGGCCGGGGGCGGCACGCCCAACACGGTCACAATGGAGATGCAGGGCCCCTCTGGGAACGCCTCCTGA